The following proteins are encoded in a genomic region of Magallana gigas chromosome 1, xbMagGiga1.1, whole genome shotgun sequence:
- the LOC117688268 gene encoding NADPH oxidase 5, with product MEDKAKLVTPEVEVKEADVIINVGNEGENGAVELEAVRTNKGRAATQDTCCDDDTKWLACMEDQFQKKAKPDGKIHLEDFKDVLGVRQSFFAERFFDLFDKEKSGNIEVYLLLHGLRTLANGAPVEKLKFVFDVYDIDGSGSIEREELKTILTTCMEESSLFLGEDHLNDLTDVMFDAAGKDRTGSMTFDDLRQVVEKHPSVMENLTLSATQWLKTSGPPKKEEKSWRHKLTWTYFRNNLRKIVFILLFAAIQLIITIYTIMAVLEKSSSDPAYTAIRIFASVGGMLLNFNCMFVLVLVLRKCHSLLRSTPLAAILPLDQHITFHKMVGAAIGVSAAIHVGGHIAHAVYVQTVTPEKNMTAVDILFTQKANMGWVAGTAYITGWPILGILIIMTICSLPFVRRGGHFEVFYWTHMLYVPFWILLIIHAEVFWYYLILPLTMFIIEKILGSRLIKKARYGDIFITEVGLLPSGVCHLVISRPDNFRYRPGDYIFLQIPAIAKFEWHPFTISSAPEMKGHIWLHVRTAGHWTKQLYEYFSALDPIQENPDKELKMRQRKSHARASWMPGKRQSQFKIKDKEELKAEKRIAQVMKKVHVKCNIDGPYGTATREIFETEHAVLVGAGIGVTPMASILQSIMYRYKESKRVCPNCKFSFYGVIPESVMKLKKVHFIWINRDQKSFEWFVGLLNKIEKEQIDVAFEEGKDLEKVIDITLYMTAAKAKTDIRGAGLQMALSIIHRRDKKDLITGLSTRTQAGRPNWNEIFSKISEERKGKVKVFFCGAPQLGQVVKKACMKFDFRFRKENF from the exons ATGGAAGACAAGGCAAAACTCGTGACCCCTGAAGTAGAGGTTAAGGAAGCTGACGTCATAATTAATGTCGGGAATGAAGGAGAGAACGGGGCAGTGGAATTGGAAGCCGTAAGGACCAACAAAGGAAGGGCGGCAACTCAAGACAC TTGTTGCGATGATGATACAAAATGGCTGGCTTGTATGGAGGATCAGTTCCAGAAAAAAGCCAAACCTGATGGTAAAATACATTTGGAGGATTTCAAGGATGTACTTGGAGTTCGTCAG TCATTCTTCGCCGAGCGATTCTTCGATCTGTTTGATAAAGAGAAGAGTGGAAACATTGAGGTCTATCTACTGTTGCACGGACTGCGGACTCTGGCCAACGGGGCACCTGTGGAGAAACTCAAGTTCGTCTTCGATGTCTATGACATAGATG GATCTGGAAGTATTGAGAGAGAAGAACTGAAGACCATACTGACCACGTGCATGGAGGAGAGTTCTCTATTTTTGGGGGAGGACCATCTGAATGACCTCACTGACGTCATGTTCGACGCGGCGGGGAAAGACCGGACCGGAAGTATGACCTTTGATGACCTCAGACAAGTGGTCGAGAAACACCCGAGTGTTATGGAAAACTTGACCCTAAG CGCTACACAGTGGTTGAAAACCTCTGGTCCACCAAAGAAAGAGGAGAAAAGTTGGCGCCACAAGCTCACGTGGACGTACTTCAGAAACAACCTGAGGAAGATCGTGTTTATCTTGCTGTTCGCTGCCATTCAGCTGATCATCACGATCTACACCATAATGGCGGTGCTGGAGAAGAGTTCGTCTGATCCGGCTTACACAGCCATCCGAATCT TTGCAAGCGTCGGAGGGATGCTACTCAACTTCAACTGTATGTTTGTCCTAGTCCTGGTGTTACGGAAGTGCCACTCCCTGCTGCGTTCCACGCCACTGGCCGCCATCTTGCCTCTGGACCAGCATATCACTTTCCACAAAATGGTTGGCGCAGCGATAGGGGTGTCTGCCGCGATCCATGTCGGCGGCCATATTGCCCACGCTG ttTATGTCCAAACCGTTACACCGGAAAAGAACATGACAGCAGTGGACATCCTATTCACCCAGAAAGCCAATATGGGCTGGGTGGCGGGCACTGCCTACATCACGGGCTGGCCCATACTTGGCATACTGATCATCATGACAATCTGTTCCCTCCCTTTTGTCAGGAGAGGGGGACATTTTGAG GTTTTCTACTGGACACACATGTTGTACGTCCCTTTCTGGATCCTACTAATTATCCACGCCGAGGTCTTCTGGTATTACCTGATCCTACCCCTCACTATGTTCATCATCGAGAAGATCCTGGGGTCGCGACTTATCAAAAAAGCTCGATACGGAGACATATTTATAACTGAGGTCGGGCTTCTGCCATCTGGG GTGTGTCATCTGGTAATAAGTCGTCCGGATAATTTTCGATATCGTCCTGGGGACTACATTTTCCTGCAAATCCCCGCCATTGCAAAGTTTGAATGGCACCCTTTCACAATTAGCAGTGCGCCAGAAATGAAGG GGCACATCTGGCTGCATGTTCGCACGGCCGGACATTGGACCAAACAGCTATATGAATATTTCTCCGCCCTTGATCCTATTCAAGAAAACCCGGACAAAGAACTGAAGATGCGACAAAGGAAAAGCCACGCCAGAG cTTCTTGGATGCCAGGAAAGCGTCAATCTCAGTTTAAAATAAAGGACAAG gaagaATTAAAAGCTGAGAAGAGAATAGCGCAAGTTATGAAGAAAGTTCACGTTAAG TGCAACATCGATGGCCCTTACGGTACGGCGACCAGGGAGATCTTCGAGACAGAGCACGCGGTGCTGGTGGGGGCAGGGATCGGCGTTACCCCCATGGCTTCCATTCTACAGAGCATCATGTACCGTTATAAAGAGTCCAAGAGAGTCTGTCCCAACTGTAAATTCAGCTTCTATGGCGTCATCCCTGAAAGTGTCATGAAGCTGAAAAAG GTGCACTTTATCTGGATCAACCGAGACCAAAAGAGCTTTGAGTGGTTCGTCGGCCTGCTGAATAAGATCGAGAAAGAGCAGATAGACGTGGCGTTCGAGGAGGGCAAGGACCTGGAGAAGGTTATAGACATCACCCTTTACATGACGGCGGCCAAGGCCAAGACGGACATCCGGGGGGCGGGGCTACAGATGGCGCTCAGCATCATACACCGGCGGGACAAGAAGGACCTGATTACTGGACTGTCTACACGGACCCAGGCCGGCAGACCGAACTGGAACGAg atatttAGTAAAATATCGGAGGAAAGGAAAGGTAAAGTGAAAGTCTTCTTCTGTGGGGCCCCTCAGCTTGGACAAGTGGTCAAGAAGGCATGCATGAAGTTCGACTTCAGATTCCGGAAAGAAAACTTTTAA